Proteins from a single region of Undibacterium sp. KW1:
- a CDS encoding ABC transporter ATP-binding protein, with amino-acid sequence MNSAADTSQNKSVNSVISARGISKHYGKQRVLDSLNFEIAPGRIVGLIGPNGSGKTSTIKAILGLSDFDGDMQVLGLDPRTQREALMNDVCFIADVAILPRWLKVRDAIAFVEGVHPKFNRAKAEQYISQTKLKPDMKVKAMSKGMVAQLHLALIMAIDAKLLVLDEPTLGLDILYRKQFYQNLLEDYFDENKSIVITTHQVEEVEHVLSDIIFINEGKIVLDTSMEQLAERFVEVLINPDQMEQATALKPLSQRKVFGKSAMLFENIGTDILRALGDIRQPGIAEIYLATMKGVQA; translated from the coding sequence ATGAACAGCGCAGCAGATACATCACAGAACAAGTCAGTGAATAGCGTCATTTCAGCCCGTGGTATCAGCAAACATTATGGCAAACAGCGCGTGCTTGACAGTCTGAACTTTGAGATTGCGCCTGGCCGCATCGTTGGCCTGATAGGGCCGAATGGCTCTGGCAAGACCAGCACTATCAAGGCGATATTGGGATTGAGTGATTTTGATGGCGACATGCAGGTGCTGGGCCTGGACCCGCGTACCCAGCGTGAAGCGCTGATGAATGATGTCTGTTTCATTGCCGATGTCGCCATTTTGCCGCGCTGGCTTAAGGTCAGGGACGCGATTGCTTTTGTTGAAGGCGTGCATCCCAAGTTTAATCGTGCCAAGGCTGAACAATATATTTCCCAGACTAAGTTGAAGCCAGACATGAAGGTCAAGGCCATGTCCAAGGGCATGGTGGCGCAATTGCACCTTGCTCTGATAATGGCTATCGACGCTAAATTGCTGGTACTGGATGAACCGACCCTGGGACTGGATATTTTGTACCGCAAGCAGTTTTATCAAAACTTGCTGGAAGATTATTTTGATGAAAACAAGAGCATCGTCATCACAACGCATCAGGTTGAAGAGGTTGAGCATGTACTCAGTGACATCATTTTTATCAATGAAGGAAAAATCGTACTCGATACCAGCATGGAGCAACTGGCAGAACGCTTTGTTGAAGTCTTGATCAACCCGGACCAGATGGAGCAGGCCACAGCCCTTAAACCCTTGAGCCAGCGTAAGGTTTTCGGCAAATCAGCCATGCTGTTTGAAAACATAGGCACTGACATATTGCGTGCCCTGGGTGACATTCGCCAGCCAGGCATTGCAGAAATTTATCTCGCCACCATGAAAGGAGTGCAAGCATGA
- a CDS encoding DMT family transporter translates to MQTKVSPLLRFLPAIFIFIWASGYVVAKYGLPYAEPLTFLCLRYLGVIIFMLILALTMRAPWPERRFWLPIAIAGIMMQAMYLGGIWCAVKLGMPAGVAALIANTQPIFTAFLGPIIGERIYGKQWAGLALGICGVALVVANKISVIGLSVSSVALAVMALTAMTIGTLFQKKTCPSFDVRTGQVIQFVASLLVTLPFALTLETQTIIWTPQFFAAMAWSVFVLSGVGISVLFIMIRHGEATKVTSYMYLVPAVTAAMAWLMFGEKLTMTAILGMVIALAGVALVVRPAR, encoded by the coding sequence ATGCAAACCAAAGTCTCTCCTTTATTACGCTTTCTTCCCGCCATCTTCATTTTCATCTGGGCATCCGGTTATGTCGTTGCCAAATATGGCCTGCCTTATGCAGAACCACTGACCTTCCTGTGCCTGCGGTATCTGGGCGTGATCATCTTCATGCTGATACTGGCACTGACCATGCGTGCACCCTGGCCTGAGCGCCGCTTCTGGCTGCCAATAGCTATCGCTGGCATCATGATGCAGGCCATGTATCTCGGCGGCATCTGGTGCGCGGTCAAACTGGGTATGCCTGCCGGAGTGGCAGCACTGATCGCCAATACCCAACCCATCTTTACTGCATTCCTCGGCCCCATCATCGGTGAGCGCATCTATGGCAAACAATGGGCAGGACTGGCGCTTGGCATTTGCGGCGTAGCACTGGTCGTGGCCAACAAAATCTCTGTCATCGGCTTGTCCGTCAGCAGTGTGGCACTGGCCGTCATGGCATTGACTGCGATGACCATAGGCACGCTGTTCCAGAAAAAAACCTGCCCCAGTTTTGATGTCAGAACCGGGCAAGTCATACAGTTTGTTGCATCTTTATTGGTGACGCTGCCATTCGCACTGACGCTGGAAACCCAGACCATCATCTGGACACCACAGTTCTTTGCCGCCATGGCCTGGTCAGTATTTGTATTATCCGGCGTTGGCATCTCGGTACTGTTCATCATGATAAGGCATGGCGAAGCGACCAAGGTCACCAGTTATATGTACCTGGTACCAGCAGTTACTGCCGCCATGGCCTGGCTGATGTTTGGCGAGAAGCTAACGATGACAGCCATACTGGGCATGGTGATTGCCCTGGCGGGTGTGGCGCTGGTGGTGAGGCCGGCAAGATAA
- the sodB gene encoding superoxide dismutase [Fe], whose amino-acid sequence MEHTLPALPYALDALAPHISQETLEYHYGKHHQTYVTNLNNLIKGTEFENSTLEEIVKKSSGGIFNNSAQIWNHTFYWNGLKPNGGGAPSGKLADAINAKWGSFDAFKEAFTKSCVGNFGSSWTWLVKKADGTLDIVNTSNAATPLTTADTPLLTCDLWEHAYYIDYRNARPKYLEAFWALVNWEFATANLG is encoded by the coding sequence ATGGAACATACCTTACCGGCACTGCCTTATGCACTGGATGCTTTGGCTCCACATATCTCCCAGGAGACTCTGGAATATCACTATGGCAAGCATCATCAAACCTATGTGACCAATCTGAACAACCTGATCAAGGGTACAGAATTTGAAAACTCCACACTGGAAGAAATCGTCAAGAAATCTTCTGGCGGCATTTTCAATAACTCAGCACAGATCTGGAACCACACTTTCTACTGGAATGGCCTGAAACCTAATGGCGGCGGCGCACCAAGTGGCAAACTGGCAGATGCCATCAATGCCAAATGGGGTTCTTTCGATGCATTCAAAGAAGCTTTCACCAAGTCTTGCGTAGGCAATTTCGGTTCTTCCTGGACATGGCTGGTCAAAAAAGCCGACGGCACACTGGACATCGTCAACACATCCAATGCAGCAACACCACTGACAACAGCAGACACGCCATTGCTGACTTGCGATCTGTGGGAACACGCTTACTACATCGACTACCGCAATGCACGTCCAAAATACCTGGAAGCATTCTGGGCACTGGTCAACTGGGAATTTGCCACAGCAAACCTGGGCTGA